From Vigna angularis cultivar LongXiaoDou No.4 chromosome 11, ASM1680809v1, whole genome shotgun sequence:
cataaataaacattaaacatttttaggtcaatataaattttatatgcatATATTCAAtctaaaaatagttttttctttctataaaacataattcaatTGAAAGTTATCAAACATTGAATAAGAATAGCAACAGAGGAACAAACAGCAAACCTGCTATGAAGGGCAATAAATTGTGCAAGTTGTTATATGAAGCATTTcattgaaatgaaataaaaacctATGATTAAGCAGCAAGAAGATAGATAGATCACTTGGCACAAGTAACTTTTTTCAATACATAATTGGTTAATACAATCCTCAAACTACAGGCACATggccattttttctttttggctCAAACAGCAATTCACACACAACATACAAAAAATGGCAATGCATCAATATAATgcaagaaaaagaatgaaagttGGTATAAATGTATCAGAATAACAAGATTAAGAAGCAGGTTGTGAGCAGCAGCAACAGAGATGGAGAGTGTAGAAATTGATTTGAAGTGTCATCTGCTGATACTGATGGTGGCAATGCAGGACATTCAAGACCACGCTTGCTTTCTGTACACTCACTAGCAAAGAGGCCAGGAGGGTATTTTCCATAGAGATTCATGTAACTAAACATGGTTGTGGCACACTCATTTGTGAGATCATTCAAAACATCTGCATAAGGGCAAGCAAATTCTTTTAACGCCCCACAACATTCTTTGGGAGGGTATTTGGGTCCTTTGCATTTGCTTGTGACTATTGTGTAGTTTAAAAACTCAAAATTCACAGAACAACCTGCAAGTTCAAGGTGAAAAAAGTGTCATCAGAATACTATTTTGATGCTTTCAAACACCATACTTTCAATTCTTAAAGAGTTCAAGAGATTGGTATGAAGCAGATAGTAACCACTCATCCTCTCGCAAAGAAACCAAAACACAAGTTGTAACAGTTGCTTGGTATATGAGTCACTTGCTCTGTACCTTTGATGAAGTTCATATAACCTACCACTTTTCTACTTTGCATATAAACCAGTAAGGCATTTTGAATGGCAAAAATCCTATGGAAACATAGAATACAATTTACATTGCATTAACCTAGTAGCCAT
This genomic window contains:
- the LOC108333095 gene encoding GPI-anchored protein LLG1 yields the protein MVFSLHKRFWVSSWFLLFFWALSVSSLTPTFLSDHIFHSQAQAQAGRNLLQAKKGCSVNFEFLNYTIVTSKCKGPKYPPKECCGALKEFACPYADVLNDLTNECATTMFSYMNLYGKYPPGLFASECTESKRGLECPALPPSVSADDTSNQFLHSPSLLLLLTTCFLILLF